One genomic window of Medicago truncatula cultivar Jemalong A17 chromosome 1, MtrunA17r5.0-ANR, whole genome shotgun sequence includes the following:
- the LOC11445799 gene encoding CDP-diacylglycerol--glycerol-3-phosphate 3-phosphatidyltransferase 2 — translation MMSGLKLSASASTSICFLLRSAKSRTKPILISFSNNIPYRNIHHQHERDTTKFPISSSSSSFSDKLGVSGKALVSTLPPQPEQPEPSKLLTLPTILTLGRVAAVPLLVATFYMDGWRGTAATTTIFVAASVTDWLDGYIARKMNLKSQFGAFLDPVADKLMVAATLVLLCTRPLDVGVFAQLPWLLPIPAIAIIGREITMSAVREWAASQDSKLLEAVAVNNLGKWKTATQMTALALLLATRDSSHGGAAFVVGSGVALLYTSAGLALWSLAVYMRKIWKVLLR, via the exons ATGATGTCGGGCTTGAAACTGAGCGCATCCGCTTCTACTTCTATCTGTTTTCTCCTCCGTTCAGCCAAGTCCAGAACCAAACCCATCCTCATCTCTTTCTCAAACAATATCCCTTATAGAAACATTCACCACCAACATGAACGCGACACAACTAAATTcccaatttcttcttcttcttcttctttctcagaCAAATTAGGGGTTTCTGGAAAAGCTCTTGTTTCAACACTTCCACCACAACCTGAACAGCCGGAACCTTCGAAATTGCTCACTCTGCCCACCATTCTCACTCTTGGCCGTGTCGCCGCAGTCCCCCTTCTTGTTGCTA CTTTCTATATGGATGGTTGGCGAGGAACCGCTGCTACTACCACAATTTTCGTTGCTGCCTCAGTTACTGATTGGCTTGATGGCTATATTGCTCGCAAG ATGAACTTAAAATCCCAATTTGGTGCATTCTTAGATCCTGTTGCTGACAAG CTTATGGTTGCCGCCACATTGGTCTTATTATGTACTAGACCCTTGGATGTTGGTGTCTTTGCCCAACTACCCTGGCTACTCCCTATACCAGCCATTGCCATCATTGGAAGAGAG ATTACCATGTCTGCTGTTAGGGAATGGGCAGCTTCCCAGGATAGTAAGCTTTTAGAG GCTGTTGCTGTAAATAACTTGGGGAAGTGGAAAACAGCCACACAGATGACTGCGTTAGCCCTCCTCCTCGCAACCCGGGACTCGAG TCATGGAGGAGCTGCCTTTGTAGTGGGGTCTGGTGTTGCATTGCTTTATACTTCTGCAGGGCTCGCCTTATGGTCATTGGCTGTATATATGAGGAAAATTTGGAAGGTTTTGTTGAGGTAG